ATCGCCTTGCCCTCGACCAGCACCGGCTCGAACGCCTGGATGCCCAGGCGGTGGAGCGTCGGCGCGCGGTTGAGCAGCACCGGATGGTCGCGGATGATCTCCTCGAGGATCTCGAACACCTCGGACGACTCGCGCTCCACGATCTTCTTGGCGCGCTTCACCGTCTCGGCGATGCCCTTCTCCACGAGCTTGTGGATGATGAACGGCTTGAAGAGCTCCAGCGCCATCGCCTTCGGCAGGCCGCACTGGTGCAGCTTGAGCTCCGGGCCCACCACGATGACCGAACGGCCGGAGTAGTCCACGCGCTTGCCGAGCAGGTTCTGACGGAACCGGCCCTGCTTGCCCTTGAGCATGTCGGACAGCGACTTGAGCGGACGCTTGCCGCGGCCGCGGATCGCCTTGGAGCGACGCCCGTTGTCGAACAGCGCATCGACCGCCTCCTGCAGCATGCGCTTCTCGTTGCGCAGGATCACTTCCGGCGCGCGGTGCGAGATGAGCTTGGTGAGGCGGTTGTTGCGGTTGATGACGCGGCGGTACAGGTCGTTCAGGTCGGAGGTCGCGAAGCGACCGCCGTCGAGCGGCACGAGCGGACGGAGATCCGGCGGGATGACCGGGATCACGTCCAGGATCATCCACTCCGGCTTGTTGCGCATGCCGCTGTGGTCGCCCGAGTTGCGGAACGCGTCCACGATCTTGAGGCGCTTGAGCTGCGCCTTCTTCTTGTGCTGCGAGGTCTCCACGAGCACCTGCGTGCGGAGCTCCTCGGCCACCTTGTCGACGTCGAGCCGCTTGAGCAGCTCGCGCACCGCCGGGGCGCCGATCTCGGCGTAGAAGGCGGTGTCGCCCTCCTCCTTCGCCTTCATGCGGAGCTGCAGGTACTGGTCCTCGTCGAGGAGGTCGTTCTGCTTGACCTCCTGCTCGCCGGCGTCGATGACGACGTAGTTCGAGTAGTACACGACCTTCTCGAGATCACGGAGCGTGAGGTCGAGGAGGTTGCCCATCGGGGACGGCAGGGTCTTGAAGAACCAGATGTGCGCGACGGGCACGGCGAGCTCGATGTGCCCCATCCGGTCACGACGGACCTTGGACAGGGTCACTTCGACGCCGCAACGGTCGCAGATCACGCCGCGATAGCGGATCCGCTTGTACTTGCCGCAATGGCACTCCCAGTCCTTGACCGGACCGAAGATGCGCTCGCAGAAGAGGCCATCCTTCTCCGGCTTGAACGACCGGTAGTTGATGGTCTCCGGCTTGGTCACCTCACCCCACGACCACCAGGAGCGCAGGCCGGCCATCTCCAGCCGCTCGCGTTCCTTGGGGTCACGGGGGCCGCGGATCTCCTCGGGAGAGGCGATGCGGACCTGGATGTAGTCGAACGCCGACGCGCTCTTCTCGCGCGCAGAACGGAAATCGATCATGCGGTCAGTCCTCGCTGCCTGGGCCGAAGCTGCCACCCATCCCCTGGTGGCCTCCTTCAGCGTGCGAATCCATCGTCACGTGGATGCCGAGCGCCTGCAGTTCCTTCACGAGCACGTTGAACGACTCGGGGGTGCCGGGCTCCGGCAGGTTCTGCCCCTTCACGATCGCCTCGTACACGCGCGAGCGACCGTTCACGTCGTCCGACTTCACCGTCAGGATCTCCTGCAGGGTGTGCGCGGCGCCGTACGCCTCGAGCGCCCACACTTCCATCTCGCCGAAGCGCTGGCCGCCGAACTGCGCCTTGCCCGCCAGCGGCTGCTGGGTGACGAGGGAGTACGGTCCGATGCTCCGGGCGTGGATCTTGTCGTCGACCAGGTGGCTGAGCTTCAGCATGTAGACCTGGCCCACCGTCACCGGGTTCGAGAACCCTTCGCCGGTGCGACCGTCGCGCAGGCGGATCTTCCCGCCCGGCAGCAGCCCGCCCGCCTTGATGAGTTCCACCGCCGCCGCATCGACGTCGGCCTCGCTCTTCTTGCCGAGCATCGCCGACAACGCCGGCAATCCCATCGCCTCGAGCAGCCCCGCGGCGTCGAGCGCCGTGCGCTTCTCGAGGTCCTTCATCGCCTTCTTGAACTCCGCCTTCTGGTTCGCCGGCGTGTCCTCGGCCGCGATCGACGCCTCGTGGAACGCGACCGCATGCGTGGTCGCCTCCGCCTCGCGCGCCGCCAGCTCCTTCGCCGACGCCACGAGATAGTCGTAGATCCGCTGGTACACCGCCTTCGACTCCGCGCTCGTCCCGCGCGCGTTCAAGGCATTGATCGTCGCGTCATGCAGCAGCTCGACCTTCTCCGCGTCCTCCACCGCCGGACGCTGGTCGTCGAGGATCACCCGGAGCTCGTCCGCGCTCGGCGTCGGGGCATCCGCGGAGAGCCGCAGCGACCCCTTCACCCACTCGAGGCCCGAGAGGCGCAGGCAGAGCCCGATCTCGCGCTCGTTCGCGCCCTGGAACACCGGCGTCTTCGCGTAGAACCCGAGGATCTTCGCCGCCCACCCGAGGTGGGTCTCGAGGATCTGGCCCACGTTCATGCGCGACGGCACGCCGAGCGGGTTGAGCACGATGTCGACCGGACGGCCGTCGGGGAGGAACGGCATGTCCTCCTCGGGCACGATGCGGGCGACGATACCCTTGTTGCCGTGACGGCCGGCCATCTTGTCGCCGACCGAGATCTTGCGCTTCTCGGCCAGGTAGACCTTCACCAGCTGGATGACGCCCGGGGGCAGCTCATCCGGCTGGAGGATGCGGTCGATCCGCTCCTCGGCCTTCTCCTCGATGCGGGCCTTCACCGCGTCGGCCGCGTCGATGATCTCGCGCACCGCCGCGTTCACCTTCTTGTCCTCGACCCGGAACGTCTTGAGGTCGAGCGTGATCAGGCGCAGGTCGCGGAGCATCGCCTCGGTGAGCACCGTGCCCGCCGGGATCGCCTCCTCCACCGTGCCGTTCTGCAGCGCCAGCGAGACCTTCTGGCCCACGAGCAGGGCCTTGATCTCGTCGTCGCGCACGTCGTTCACGCGCACCTTCTCCTCACCCTCGAGGCGGCGCACCTCGCCGATCCGCTCGCCGCGGTCCTTCTCGACGACCTGGTCCTCGACGCGCGAGAAGATCTTCACGTCGATCACCACGCCCTCGACGCCCGGCGACACCTTGAGCGACGAATCCTTCACGTCCTTCGCCTTCTCGCCGAAGATCGCCGTGAGCAGCTTCTCTTCCGGCGACAGCTCCGTCTCGCCCTTCGGCGTGATCTTGCCGACGAGGATGTCACCCGGGCGCACATGCGCGCCGATGCGCACGATGCCGCGCTCGTCGAGGTCCACGAGGGACTCCTCCGAGACGTTCGGGATCTCGCGCGTGATCTCCTCCTGGCCCCGCTTGGTGTCGCGGACGTGGAGCTCGTGCTCCTGGATGTGGATCGACGAATAGACGTCGTCCTTCACCAGGCGCTCCGAGAGCACGATCGCGTCCTCGAAGTTGTGGCCGTACCAGGGCATGAACGCCACCGTCACGTTCGAGCCGAGCGCGAGCTGGCCGAACTGCGTGCCGGCGCCATCGGCCAGCACGTCGCCGGCCTTCACCTTCTGGCCCTGCACGACGAGCGGACGCTGGTTGAGCGCGGTGTCCTGGTTGGTGCGGCGGTACTTCTTGAGCTTGTAGCGGTCCTGCTGCGTGAGGCGCTGCAGCGGGGCCGCGGCATCGCGGTTCGCCTTGTTGCCGGCGCCGGCGTCGACGATGATCTCGTCCGCCGTCACGCGCGTCACCACGCCCGCGCGCTTGGAGATGATCACCGCGCCCGAGTCCACCGCCACCTTCTCCTCGAGCCCCGTGCCGACGAACGGCGTCTGCGGGTTGAGGAGCGGCACCGCCTGGCGCTGCATGTTGGAGCCCATGAGCGCGCGGTTCGCGTCGTCATGCTCGAGGAACGGGATGAGCGCCGCGGCGATCGAGACGAGCTGCTCCGGCGCGACGTCCATGTAGTCGACGCGCGACGGGTTGAGCAGCGGCACGTCCGCCTGCTGTCGGCAGAGGATGAGGTCGTCGATGAACGAGCCGTCCTCGTTGAGGCGCGCGTTCGCCTGCGCGATCACCGCCTCCTCCTCACGATTCGCGTCGAGCCAGGCGATCTCGTTCGTCGCCTTGCCGTTCTTCACCACGCGGTACGGCGTCTCGATGAAGCCGAGGTCGTTGACGCGCGCGAACGTCGCGAGCGACGTGATCAGGCCGATGTTCGGGCCTTCCGGCGTCTCGATGGGGCACATGCGCCCGTACTGCGAGTAGTGCACGTCGCGGACCTCGAAGCCCGCGCGCTCGCGCGTGAGGCCGCCCGGTCCGAGCGCCGAGAGACGACGCTTGTGCGTCAGCTCGGCGAGGGGGTTGGTCTGGTCCATGAACTGCGAGAGCTGCGACGAGCCGAAGAACGCCTGGATCACCGCCGAGACGGTGCGCGCGTTCACGAGGTCGTCGAGCGAGATCTTCTCGCTGTCCTGGTTGATGCTCATGCGCTCCTTGACCAGGCGCGCCATGCGCGAGAGGCCGACGGAGAACTGGTTGGCGATGAGCTCGCCGACCGAGCGGATGCGGCGGTTGCCGAGATGGTCGATGTCGTCCACGTGCCCGCGACCCTCATGGAGCTCCACGAGGTAGCGGATGATCGCGACGAAGTCGTTCGTCTCGAGCACCGTGGTGCTCGCCGGCGTCGGGAGGTGGAGGCGCTGGTTGATCTTGTAGCGCCCCACGCGGCCGAGGTCGTACCGCTTGGGCGAGAAGAAGAGCCGCTCGAGCGCCTGCTTCGCCGTCTCCTTGTTCGGGGCGTCGCCCGGGCGGAGGAGCGAGTAGATCTGCTTGAGGGCCTCGTCCTCGGACTTGGTCGGGTCCTTGGCGAGCGTGTTCTTGATGAGCATGCTCTCGGCGCGGCCCGAGGCCACGAAGCACGAGACCTTGCTCACGTTCGCCTTCCGGAGGCGCTTGACGAGCGTGACGTTGAGGGCCTGGCCGGTCTCGGCCAGGATCTCGCCGTCCTCGGCGTTGATCACGTCCATCGCGAGCACGCGCGGATGGGCGCGCTCCTCGCGCTCGAACGCGTCGAGTTCGTCGCGGAGGTCGACCGACTGGTACGAGGCGAAGACCTTGATCTTGTCGATCTTCTGGCGGCGAAGGCGGTTGTACACCTCTTCCGTCAGCTCGTCGCCTTCCTTGACGAGGAGGTTGGCCTCGGCGCGCTCACGCTCGGCGCGGGCCTTCTTCGTCTTGGCCTTGGGGGCGTCCTCGGCGGTCGCCTCGCCCGGGAGCTCGACGGCCTCGGCGATGATGGCACCGATGACCTCGCGGTCACGGCCTTCCTTGCGCTTGGTGAGGTCGAGTTCGCGGATGCCGAAGAAGAGCCGGTAGATGTCGGCGTTCTGCCCGTAGCCGAAGGCGCGGAGGAGCGCCGTGGCCGGGAACTTCTTCTTCTTGTCGATGTGGACGAAGACGACATCATGGATGTCGACCGTGAACTCGACCCAGGAGCCGCGGAACGGGATGATGCGCGACGAGATCAGGCGCTGCCCGTTGGGGTGCGTCGACTCCTCGAAGACCACACCCGGCGAGCGGTGCAGCTGGCTGACGATGACGCGTTCGGCGCCATTGATGACGAAGGTGCCGAGGGGGGTCAGCAGCGGCAGTTCGCCGAGATAGACCTCCTTCTCGATCTGGTTCTTGACGCGCTTCTTCTTCTCGTCGGCCGGGTTCTCCTCGAACACGGTGAGGACGAGGGTCGCCTTGAGGGGCGCCGAGTACGTCATGTCGCGCTCGATGCACTCCTCGACCGAGTACTTCGGCTCGCCGAGGGTGTAGCGCTTGAAGTCCAGCGAGAAGTTCTCGTGGACGTCGGTGATCGGGAACAGGTCCTTGAAGACGCGCTCGAGCCCGACGTCCTCGCGGTTGTTGGCCGCGGCGTCGAGCTGGAGGAGCGACTCGAAGGCGCGAGTCTGGATGTCGAGCAGGTGCGGCATCTGCATGCCGTGCTCGAGCTTTCCGAAGGAGATCTGCGTGATCATGGCCACCCGGGGTTGAACCGGTGAACAGGCGAAAACCGCCTCGCTGCCCGACGGACGGGCCGTCGGGCGCGAGGCGCGAGGAGCTTCAGTGGGACTGCTGGTGGAGCATCAGGCGCATCGGGGACCAAGTGAGGGTGGAAGGCTTCGGGCGGCGCGTCGGGGGCCCCGGCGCGCCGACCGACCCTTCGCCCTTACTTGATCTCGACGACGGCGCCTTCGGCCTCGAGCTTGGCCTTGACGGCCGCGGCCTCGTCCTTCGAGACGCCGGCCTTCAGCGTCTGCGGGGCGCCGTCGACCATGTCCTTGGCTTCCTTCAGGCCAAGGCCGGTGAGCTCGCGAACCACCTTGATGACCTGGATCTTCTTCGCGCCCGCTTCCTTGAGCACGACGTCGAACTCGGTCTTCTCCTCGGCGGCGGCGGCGGGAGCGCCACCGGCCGGGCCACCCGCGGCGACGGCCGAGATGGTCACGTTGAACTTCGTCTTGAACGATTCGATCAGGTCGGCGAGCTCGATGACCGACATGTTGCCGATCGCCTCGAGGATGTCGTCCTTCGAAAGGGTCGTGTTAGCCATTGTTCCGTTCTCCAAGTGTGTTCCCCCAGGGACTCCCTGGGGCGTGTGGTCAGGCGTACGCCTGGGGGATCAGTTCTGACCTTCGAGCTGCGTCTTTCGGGCTTCGAGCGAGAGCGCGAACATCGAGAGCACGCTGTTGAACGTGCCGACGAGGATCGAGAGCGCCTCCTCGCGCGTGGGGAGCGACGCGAGCTTCTTGACCATCGCGGCGTCGATGACCTCACCAGCATAGAGGCCACCCTTCACCGCGGGGCGGGCGTCGTTCTCCTTGGCGAAGTCGGTGAGGACCTTCGCAGCGGTGATCGCATTGGACTTCGCGACCACCACGCCGGTCGGACCCTTGAG
This window of the Gemmatimonadota bacterium genome carries:
- the rpoB gene encoding DNA-directed RNA polymerase subunit beta produces the protein MITQISFGKLEHGMQMPHLLDIQTRAFESLLQLDAAANNREDVGLERVFKDLFPITDVHENFSLDFKRYTLGEPKYSVEECIERDMTYSAPLKATLVLTVFEENPADEKKKRVKNQIEKEVYLGELPLLTPLGTFVINGAERVIVSQLHRSPGVVFEESTHPNGQRLISSRIIPFRGSWVEFTVDIHDVVFVHIDKKKKFPATALLRAFGYGQNADIYRLFFGIRELDLTKRKEGRDREVIGAIIAEAVELPGEATAEDAPKAKTKKARAERERAEANLLVKEGDELTEEVYNRLRRQKIDKIKVFASYQSVDLRDELDAFEREERAHPRVLAMDVINAEDGEILAETGQALNVTLVKRLRKANVSKVSCFVASGRAESMLIKNTLAKDPTKSEDEALKQIYSLLRPGDAPNKETAKQALERLFFSPKRYDLGRVGRYKINQRLHLPTPASTTVLETNDFVAIIRYLVELHEGRGHVDDIDHLGNRRIRSVGELIANQFSVGLSRMARLVKERMSINQDSEKISLDDLVNARTVSAVIQAFFGSSQLSQFMDQTNPLAELTHKRRLSALGPGGLTRERAGFEVRDVHYSQYGRMCPIETPEGPNIGLITSLATFARVNDLGFIETPYRVVKNGKATNEIAWLDANREEEAVIAQANARLNEDGSFIDDLILCRQQADVPLLNPSRVDYMDVAPEQLVSIAAALIPFLEHDDANRALMGSNMQRQAVPLLNPQTPFVGTGLEEKVAVDSGAVIISKRAGVVTRVTADEIIVDAGAGNKANRDAAAPLQRLTQQDRYKLKKYRRTNQDTALNQRPLVVQGQKVKAGDVLADGAGTQFGQLALGSNVTVAFMPWYGHNFEDAIVLSERLVKDDVYSSIHIQEHELHVRDTKRGQEEITREIPNVSEESLVDLDERGIVRIGAHVRPGDILVGKITPKGETELSPEEKLLTAIFGEKAKDVKDSSLKVSPGVEGVVIDVKIFSRVEDQVVEKDRGERIGEVRRLEGEEKVRVNDVRDDEIKALLVGQKVSLALQNGTVEEAIPAGTVLTEAMLRDLRLITLDLKTFRVEDKKVNAAVREIIDAADAVKARIEEKAEERIDRILQPDELPPGVIQLVKVYLAEKRKISVGDKMAGRHGNKGIVARIVPEEDMPFLPDGRPVDIVLNPLGVPSRMNVGQILETHLGWAAKILGFYAKTPVFQGANEREIGLCLRLSGLEWVKGSLRLSADAPTPSADELRVILDDQRPAVEDAEKVELLHDATINALNARGTSAESKAVYQRIYDYLVASAKELAAREAEATTHAVAFHEASIAAEDTPANQKAEFKKAMKDLEKRTALDAAGLLEAMGLPALSAMLGKKSEADVDAAAVELIKAGGLLPGGKIRLRDGRTGEGFSNPVTVGQVYMLKLSHLVDDKIHARSIGPYSLVTQQPLAGKAQFGGQRFGEMEVWALEAYGAAHTLQEILTVKSDDVNGRSRVYEAIVKGQNLPEPGTPESFNVLVKELQALGIHVTMDSHAEGGHQGMGGSFGPGSED
- the rplL gene encoding 50S ribosomal protein L7/L12, translating into MANTTLSKDDILEAIGNMSVIELADLIESFKTKFNVTISAVAAGGPAGGAPAAAAEEKTEFDVVLKEAGAKKIQVIKVVRELTGLGLKEAKDMVDGAPQTLKAGVSKDEAAAVKAKLEAEGAVVEIK
- a CDS encoding 50S ribosomal protein L10; translation: MKRSDKEQLVAELKSKLDGAEGVLYTDFTGLNVKRMTELRRRFRKAGVEYVVIKNTLALRAVNEAGLTGQALKGPTGVVVAKSNAITAAKVLTDFAKENDARPAVKGGLYAGEVIDAAMVKKLASLPTREEALSILVGTFNSVLSMFALSLEARKTQLEGQN